Proteins co-encoded in one Papaver somniferum cultivar HN1 chromosome 5, ASM357369v1, whole genome shotgun sequence genomic window:
- the LOC113280858 gene encoding uncharacterized protein LOC113280858 isoform X1 gives MRSLNTHLSTGQVFSLAGFSAGAVHVKITVGSLSNCDLLLPRPLRCSCICWLGDAEETGLVGEVSNSTIKLNQLMIAPQLVGSLSISHEKIKLDATMRAWQWRLLVLYSLHLRKRSCRKEQCSPLLFKRVNLKPMSAINLNIQLMLR, from the exons ATGAGATCCCTGAATACCCACCTATCAACTGGTCAG GTGTTTTCGTTGGCAGGATTTTCGGCGGGTGCGGTTCATGTTAAGATAACAG TTGGCAGTCTCAGTAACTGCGATCTTTTATTGCCAAGGCCCCTTAGATGCTCCTGTATTTGTTGGTTGGGCGATGCAGAGGAAACTGGTCTTGTTGGGGAGGTTTCCAACTCCACTATCAAGCTAAATCAGCTGATGATAGCACCTCAATTGGTTGGATCCTTGAGcatatcacatgaaaagattaag TTGGATGCCACGATGAGAGCTTGGCAGTGGAGATTGTTGGTCCTTTACTCGCTACATCTAAGGAAGAGAAGTTGCAGAAAGGAACAATGTAGTCCGCTGCTATTCAAAAGGGTCAACTTAAAGCCAATGTCTGCTATCAACCTCAATATTCAGCTAATGTTGAG GTGA
- the LOC113280858 gene encoding uncharacterized protein LOC113280858 isoform X2: MISFAGFNKVFSLAGFSAGAVHVKITVGSLSNCDLLLPRPLRCSCICWLGDAEETGLVGEVSNSTIKLNQLMIAPQLVGSLSISHEKIKLDATMRAWQWRLLVLYSLHLRKRSCRKEQCSPLLFKRVNLKPMSAINLNIQLMLR, encoded by the exons ATGATTTCGTTTGCAGGTTTTAACAAA GTGTTTTCGTTGGCAGGATTTTCGGCGGGTGCGGTTCATGTTAAGATAACAG TTGGCAGTCTCAGTAACTGCGATCTTTTATTGCCAAGGCCCCTTAGATGCTCCTGTATTTGTTGGTTGGGCGATGCAGAGGAAACTGGTCTTGTTGGGGAGGTTTCCAACTCCACTATCAAGCTAAATCAGCTGATGATAGCACCTCAATTGGTTGGATCCTTGAGcatatcacatgaaaagattaag TTGGATGCCACGATGAGAGCTTGGCAGTGGAGATTGTTGGTCCTTTACTCGCTACATCTAAGGAAGAGAAGTTGCAGAAAGGAACAATGTAGTCCGCTGCTATTCAAAAGGGTCAACTTAAAGCCAATGTCTGCTATCAACCTCAATATTCAGCTAATGTTGAG GTGA
- the LOC113280858 gene encoding uncharacterized protein LOC113280858 isoform X3, with the protein MLVFSLAGFSAGAVHVKITVGSLSNCDLLLPRPLRCSCICWLGDAEETGLVGEVSNSTIKLNQLMIAPQLVGSLSISHEKIKLDATMRAWQWRLLVLYSLHLRKRSCRKEQCSPLLFKRVNLKPMSAINLNIQLMLR; encoded by the exons GTGTTTTCGTTGGCAGGATTTTCGGCGGGTGCGGTTCATGTTAAGATAACAG TTGGCAGTCTCAGTAACTGCGATCTTTTATTGCCAAGGCCCCTTAGATGCTCCTGTATTTGTTGGTTGGGCGATGCAGAGGAAACTGGTCTTGTTGGGGAGGTTTCCAACTCCACTATCAAGCTAAATCAGCTGATGATAGCACCTCAATTGGTTGGATCCTTGAGcatatcacatgaaaagattaag TTGGATGCCACGATGAGAGCTTGGCAGTGGAGATTGTTGGTCCTTTACTCGCTACATCTAAGGAAGAGAAGTTGCAGAAAGGAACAATGTAGTCCGCTGCTATTCAAAAGGGTCAACTTAAAGCCAATGTCTGCTATCAACCTCAATATTCAGCTAATGTTGAG GTGA